The following are encoded together in the Planctobacterium marinum genome:
- the edd gene encoding phosphogluconate dehydratase produces the protein MNTLIQEVTQRIEERSKETRAAYLTKIENARRQGPHRGALSCGNLAHGFAACSKEEKADLTSMIKANIAIVSSYNDMLSAHQPYEHYPQRIKEAVRKVGSVAQFAGGVPAMCDGVTQGTPGMDLSLMSRDIIAQAAAVALSHNMFDGALMLGICDKIVPGLLLGSLAFGHLPTVFVPAGPMPSGLPNKEKARVRQLFAEGKVGRDELLKAESESYHSAGTCTFYGTANSNQLVVEMMGLHLPGSSFVNPGTELRDALTDAAAVQVTRLTDLGDNYLPIGHIVDAKSIVNGLVGLLSTGGSTNHTMHLVAVARAAGYIINWDDFSDISNAVPLLTRIYPNGSADINHFTAAGGMSLLFKELLDAGLLHNDVRTICGDSLEKYRMEPRMLDGELTWVDGPTKSMDKEVVASVASPFKPDGGLTVLNGNLGRAVIKNSAMRPGTEQIKAPAVVFEDQFELDAAFKAGELNKDCIVVVRFQGPKAIGMPELHRLTPPLGVLQDKGYRVALVTDGRMSGASGKVPAAIHVTPEAWDGGLIAKVQDGDMIELNITTGALTLLVPEEELAKRENKLANVAHHQVGMGRELFGAMRTHLSKAEEGACSLFIEQEQN, from the coding sequence ATGAATACCCTGATTCAGGAAGTCACTCAGAGAATTGAAGAACGCAGCAAAGAAACGCGCGCGGCTTATCTAACAAAAATTGAAAACGCCAGACGTCAAGGACCGCACCGTGGTGCTTTGTCCTGTGGTAACCTGGCACACGGGTTTGCTGCTTGTAGCAAGGAAGAAAAAGCTGATTTAACCAGCATGATCAAAGCGAATATCGCTATCGTGTCTTCCTACAACGATATGTTGTCTGCACATCAACCTTACGAGCACTATCCGCAACGAATTAAAGAAGCGGTGCGCAAAGTAGGTAGTGTGGCGCAGTTTGCCGGTGGTGTACCAGCAATGTGTGATGGTGTAACTCAAGGTACACCGGGCATGGACCTGAGCTTGATGAGTCGCGATATCATTGCTCAAGCGGCTGCCGTGGCGTTGTCTCATAATATGTTTGACGGCGCTCTGATGTTGGGTATCTGCGACAAGATTGTCCCCGGCTTGCTGTTGGGCTCTTTGGCCTTTGGACACTTGCCAACGGTATTTGTCCCAGCAGGACCCATGCCTTCGGGTCTGCCCAACAAAGAAAAAGCCAGAGTCAGACAGCTTTTTGCTGAAGGTAAAGTGGGCCGTGATGAATTGCTTAAAGCAGAGTCAGAGTCCTATCATTCAGCGGGAACCTGTACCTTCTATGGCACAGCTAACAGTAACCAGTTAGTGGTTGAAATGATGGGGCTTCACTTGCCCGGTTCATCCTTTGTTAACCCGGGTACGGAGCTGCGTGACGCATTAACCGATGCTGCCGCGGTTCAGGTAACCAGATTAACGGATTTGGGCGATAACTATCTGCCAATCGGTCACATTGTTGATGCCAAATCCATAGTTAATGGGCTGGTGGGACTACTTTCAACAGGTGGTTCAACTAACCATACTATGCACCTTGTGGCTGTTGCAAGAGCCGCTGGTTACATCATCAATTGGGATGATTTTTCCGATATTTCTAATGCGGTGCCGCTACTGACACGCATCTATCCCAATGGTTCTGCTGATATTAACCACTTTACTGCTGCTGGCGGTATGTCACTGCTATTCAAAGAATTGCTGGATGCTGGGTTATTGCACAACGATGTGCGCACTATTTGTGGTGACAGCTTAGAGAAGTATCGCATGGAACCCAGAATGCTGGACGGTGAATTAACCTGGGTTGATGGACCGACTAAATCGATGGATAAAGAGGTCGTCGCCTCGGTTGCCTCGCCATTCAAGCCGGATGGCGGTTTGACCGTACTTAACGGCAATCTAGGTAGGGCGGTAATCAAAAATTCAGCAATGCGCCCGGGTACTGAGCAAATTAAAGCACCTGCCGTAGTGTTTGAAGACCAGTTTGAATTGGACGCGGCATTCAAGGCGGGCGAACTCAATAAAGACTGTATCGTTGTTGTGCGTTTCCAGGGGCCTAAGGCCATTGGTATGCCTGAATTGCACCGCTTAACACCACCGCTTGGTGTGTTGCAAGACAAAGGATATCGAGTTGCTTTGGTAACCGACGGGCGAATGTCTGGCGCATCAGGAAAAGTGCCTGCTGCCATTCACGTTACTCCAGAGGCATGGGACGGTGGTCTTATCGCTAAGGTACAAGATGGCGATATGATTGAGCTGAATATCACAACTGGTGCGCTGACCTTGCTGGTGCCTGAAGAAGAGCTGGCAAAGCGCGAAAACAAATTGGCCAATGTGGCCCATCACCAGGTTGGTATGGGACGCGAATTGTTTGGTGCAATGCGTACTCATTTGAGCAAAGCTGAAGAGGGGGCATGTTCCTTGTTTATTGAGCAGGAGCAAAACTAA
- a CDS encoding glucokinase, giving the protein MGASFVADVGGTNIRLAQTENGQLKDIKKYLCNDFDTIADVIKAYMADYPEQQFVAGCIGIACPVNSDLIIMTNHTWRFSVKELQAELGLDWLHVINDYTAVAMSLPVLDASQKVQIGPGEVKPRENIAVFGPGTGLGVGHLVPVSEGWQCLDGEGGHVDLPIYNKDDLIVWEFLRDKYGYASAEEALSGRGLVQIYEAIAQHRKLTVRYTQPAEITSNALNGSCNVCLAALNRFCALMGTFAGNLALNAATHGGVYIAGGIAQRFVDFLKSSDFRARFEAKGRFQQYVADIPTFVITEPDHGLIGTAAYLTQNFKG; this is encoded by the coding sequence ATGGGGGCCTCTTTTGTAGCGGATGTTGGGGGCACCAATATTCGCCTGGCGCAGACTGAAAATGGCCAATTAAAGGACATCAAAAAGTACCTTTGCAACGATTTTGACACCATCGCCGATGTTATCAAAGCCTATATGGCTGATTACCCTGAACAACAATTTGTTGCAGGCTGTATTGGTATCGCTTGTCCTGTGAACAGTGATTTGATCATTATGACTAATCACACGTGGCGATTTTCAGTAAAAGAGTTACAAGCAGAGTTAGGACTCGATTGGTTGCACGTGATCAACGATTACACGGCGGTTGCTATGTCGCTGCCGGTATTGGACGCGAGCCAGAAAGTACAGATTGGTCCTGGTGAAGTTAAACCACGGGAAAACATCGCTGTTTTCGGTCCCGGAACTGGACTTGGAGTCGGGCATTTAGTGCCGGTTTCGGAAGGCTGGCAATGCTTGGATGGTGAAGGTGGGCATGTGGATCTGCCCATCTATAACAAAGACGACCTGATTGTTTGGGAGTTTTTACGCGATAAATATGGTTATGCATCCGCTGAAGAGGCGTTGTCTGGGCGGGGCCTGGTACAAATCTATGAGGCTATTGCACAACATCGTAAGTTGACGGTGCGCTACACACAACCTGCTGAAATCACCAGCAATGCATTAAATGGCAGCTGTAACGTGTGTCTGGCAGCATTAAATCGTTTTTGTGCCCTTATGGGGACATTTGCCGGAAATCTGGCATTAAACGCCGCGACTCACGGTGGTGTATACATTGCTGGCGGGATCGCACAGCGTTTTGTGGATTTTTTGAAATCCAGTGATTTTAGAGCACGTTTTGAAGCCAAGGGACGGTTTCAACAATATGTGGCTGATATTCCAACATTTGTTATTACAGAGCCGGACCACGGTTTGATTGGTACCGCTGCATATTTGACACAGAATTTTAAGGGTTAA
- a CDS encoding bifunctional 4-hydroxy-2-oxoglutarate aldolase/2-dehydro-3-deoxy-phosphogluconate aldolase: protein MSNNWLRSSADVFAQGPVVPVLVIKDLDYAVPLAKALIAGGIKVLEVTLRTPVAIDVIAKIAKEVPEAVIGAGTVTNAEQLKAVTDAGAQFAISPGLTPDLLKAGKEGSIALIPGIASISELMTGLDHGYDHFKFFPAEASGGIKAIKSISGPFPDVTFCPTGGISQNNYLDYLSLSNIKCVGGSWLAPEDAMAAGNWQRITELAEEAVAGANTLNKA from the coding sequence ATGAGTAATAATTGGCTCCGCAGTTCAGCGGATGTATTCGCCCAAGGGCCGGTAGTTCCTGTTTTAGTGATTAAAGATTTGGACTATGCCGTGCCATTAGCTAAAGCGTTGATCGCCGGTGGTATCAAGGTGTTGGAAGTAACTTTACGCACACCTGTTGCCATCGATGTTATTGCAAAAATTGCCAAAGAGGTGCCTGAAGCCGTTATCGGAGCGGGTACGGTAACCAATGCTGAGCAATTAAAAGCGGTTACTGATGCGGGTGCGCAATTTGCTATTAGTCCCGGACTAACTCCAGATTTATTAAAAGCAGGGAAAGAGGGCTCTATTGCCTTGATACCCGGTATTGCCTCTATCTCTGAGTTGATGACTGGCCTGGATCACGGTTATGACCACTTTAAGTTTTTCCCGGCTGAAGCATCGGGCGGAATTAAAGCGATTAAATCCATCAGTGGTCCGTTCCCAGATGTGACTTTTTGTCCGACTGGAGGCATCAGCCAAAACAACTATCTGGATTATTTGTCACTGTCCAATATCAAGTGTGTTGGCGGTTCCTGGTTAGCACCAGAAGATGCGATGGCGGCAGGTAATTGGCAGCGTATTACTGAACTTGCCGAAGAGGCGGTAGCAGGCGCGAATACCCTTAATAAAGCCTAG
- a CDS encoding fimbria/pilus outer membrane usher protein: MSLPVQWQERKIGEVSFVLENFSLHSVEGDALALPLSGLLNDELLRFLNQSPSEILISTLAERGLSLTLNTKDLVVQLELAPEAMAVDQLTYGNRDYLAKPSDAAKWSILNDFNLRIDKSNIDEDRLALDWVAQSNYGGHDGYNLNWSVFYEKEDDDQEVYRGDITLFKDNFSKPRRFEIGDLSSFNKGHLPAVNAGGIGISTPYQQLQPLKRISPTNSQEFYMRLAGEVQVVVNGNIVAKVRLNPGRYDLNDLPLSTGQNDVEVIAIYVNGERESFTFNTFFNSQLLEEGLTIWAFNIGYPSQFRDFRYDYLDPLVMTGFYETGITNTLSAGVNALYVDGDFLVGTSATAGTAWGNFTLRMTTSEYQSTPGSSISIDTEHTVLGSSDFGVPNLRLSYQSRKDFVQSPWLENPTTGNDESWSVNYSWFITDKIDFNLNARRTRNSNDVTSENISAQLNWRYKSMRVSVQYQRQKNDSLVTDDEDSLFINFNWSAFDNQSLTRKRVDYRSQNNNLRASYAKINRNYQDDWGYSIEANKTDELEAVTLSSSYTHNRFRADMTARTQQREGLSRSNDYRLNLSSSVAIADGKIGIGSNVQTPFAIIDVHPTLKKAEVQINPSPTGQSLGSANTELAGLVNLGSGFTENIVNINALNVPLGYDWGPGTYNIVGGTNTGHVLTIGSDLSYTALGYVKDAENNPVSLQRGTITGEGISATLFTNRKGRFVVEGVGVGKYEIKFGEATATIEIKASEISLVRLGIVKLYKSATTGTQ; encoded by the coding sequence ATGAGCTTGCCAGTTCAATGGCAAGAACGCAAAATCGGGGAAGTGAGTTTTGTACTGGAAAATTTCAGCCTACACAGTGTTGAAGGAGACGCGCTCGCCCTGCCCTTATCCGGATTACTGAATGATGAACTACTGCGCTTTTTAAATCAGAGTCCTTCGGAAATACTCATCTCTACTCTTGCGGAACGAGGCCTTTCACTGACGCTTAATACCAAAGATCTGGTGGTGCAACTAGAGCTTGCTCCCGAGGCCATGGCCGTGGATCAACTCACTTATGGCAATCGCGATTATCTGGCCAAGCCCAGTGACGCGGCTAAGTGGTCGATACTTAATGACTTCAACCTGCGTATCGATAAATCGAATATTGACGAAGATCGGCTGGCGTTAGACTGGGTGGCGCAAAGTAATTACGGTGGCCATGATGGTTATAACTTAAACTGGTCAGTTTTTTATGAGAAAGAAGATGATGATCAGGAAGTGTATCGCGGTGACATAACGCTGTTTAAAGATAATTTCAGTAAACCCAGACGCTTTGAAATAGGCGATTTATCCAGCTTTAACAAAGGCCATTTACCGGCAGTAAATGCCGGAGGTATAGGTATATCAACGCCTTATCAGCAATTACAACCGCTAAAACGCATCAGCCCTACCAATTCCCAAGAATTTTATATGCGCCTTGCAGGTGAAGTTCAAGTAGTGGTGAATGGCAATATTGTTGCTAAAGTCAGACTCAATCCGGGGCGTTATGATTTGAACGATCTTCCACTTAGCACCGGTCAGAACGATGTGGAGGTGATCGCCATTTACGTCAATGGAGAAAGAGAATCTTTTACTTTTAATACTTTTTTCAACTCTCAATTGCTGGAAGAGGGGCTGACTATTTGGGCGTTTAATATAGGTTATCCCAGTCAATTCAGAGACTTTCGTTATGACTATCTGGACCCGCTGGTGATGACGGGTTTTTATGAAACCGGGATCACCAACACCCTATCCGCTGGTGTCAATGCCCTGTATGTGGATGGTGATTTTCTGGTAGGCACTTCTGCAACAGCAGGAACGGCTTGGGGTAACTTCACGCTGCGCATGACCACAAGTGAATACCAGAGCACACCGGGCTCATCTATTTCAATAGATACAGAACATACCGTACTCGGTAGTTCAGACTTTGGCGTGCCTAACTTGCGTCTAAGTTACCAAAGCCGGAAAGACTTTGTGCAATCTCCCTGGCTTGAAAACCCTACGACAGGAAATGATGAGTCCTGGTCCGTCAACTATAGCTGGTTCATTACCGACAAAATCGACTTTAATCTTAACGCCAGGCGCACCAGAAATAGTAATGACGTGACTTCCGAAAACATTTCAGCTCAGCTAAATTGGCGCTACAAAAGTATGCGTGTCAGTGTGCAATACCAACGACAAAAGAATGACAGTCTGGTGACCGACGACGAAGACAGTCTCTTTATAAACTTCAACTGGTCAGCCTTTGACAACCAATCTCTGACCCGAAAAAGAGTTGATTATCGAAGCCAAAACAACAATCTCAGGGCCAGTTATGCCAAAATAAACAGGAATTATCAGGATGATTGGGGTTACAGTATTGAAGCCAATAAAACCGATGAACTCGAAGCCGTCACGTTAAGCAGTAGCTATACCCACAATCGCTTCAGAGCCGATATGACAGCCCGCACGCAACAACGAGAAGGCCTCAGTCGCAGCAACGACTATAGACTCAACCTATCCAGCTCCGTTGCTATTGCTGACGGTAAAATAGGTATAGGTAGCAATGTGCAAACGCCGTTTGCCATCATCGACGTTCACCCTACCCTGAAAAAAGCGGAAGTCCAAATCAATCCATCCCCCACCGGACAAAGTCTCGGTAGTGCCAATACCGAACTGGCGGGATTGGTGAATCTCGGCTCTGGTTTTACCGAAAACATTGTCAATATCAATGCACTGAATGTACCGTTAGGTTACGACTGGGGACCAGGCACCTACAATATTGTGGGCGGAACAAATACTGGCCACGTGCTCACAATTGGCTCGGATCTTTCATATACTGCGTTAGGTTACGTCAAAGATGCAGAAAACAATCCAGTTTCGCTGCAACGAGGTACGATCACCGGAGAAGGGATATCTGCAACGCTGTTTACCAACCGCAAAGGTCGCTTTGTTGTGGAAGGTGTGGGTGTTGGTAAATACGAAATTAAATTTGGTGAGGCCACGGCCACCATAGAAATAAAAGCGTCGGAAATCAGTCTGGTGAGGCTGGGAATAGTGAAGCTGTATAAGTCTGCAACAACTGGAACGCAATGA
- a CDS encoding fimbria/pilus periplasmic chaperone: protein MFHFRHVKWFSLFTVLLCSNQSFAYQVQPMVAELYTTGNRSAVTYRVINPSDTPVPIEVVVYKRSFDENQKEILTEAEDDFIVLPPQVDVPANGYQVFRAQFLGDSEFDKTQSYRIVFKQLPIEQQGQASQVNMIFNFATLVFVSQPESQGNLTQTLDCPDAENCTLNIVNDGNAVVNLVQSAIHFDGEQQGDWQWLQNNMPVTFLMPEHKLSINIKTLLSEGTLPKQVELVTANNAN, encoded by the coding sequence ATGTTTCATTTTCGCCATGTTAAATGGTTTAGCCTTTTTACTGTTTTACTCTGCTCTAATCAGAGCTTCGCCTATCAGGTGCAACCCATGGTGGCAGAGTTGTATACCACCGGAAATCGCTCTGCCGTAACCTATCGAGTTATCAACCCCAGCGATACTCCGGTTCCCATCGAAGTTGTGGTATATAAACGCAGCTTTGATGAAAACCAGAAAGAAATTCTCACCGAAGCAGAAGATGATTTTATCGTTTTACCACCGCAGGTGGACGTGCCCGCCAATGGTTATCAGGTTTTCAGGGCCCAATTCTTGGGAGATAGTGAATTCGACAAAACTCAGTCTTACCGCATCGTGTTTAAGCAATTGCCCATCGAACAGCAAGGGCAAGCCTCGCAAGTGAATATGATTTTTAATTTCGCCACTTTGGTATTTGTCTCTCAACCAGAAAGCCAGGGTAATTTAACTCAAACACTGGATTGCCCTGATGCTGAAAATTGCACTCTCAATATTGTTAATGACGGGAATGCCGTTGTTAACTTAGTGCAAAGTGCTATCCACTTCGACGGTGAACAACAAGGCGACTGGCAGTGGTTACAAAACAATATGCCAGTCACATTTTTGATGCCAGAGCACAAACTCAGTATCAATATAAAAACATTACTCTCTGAAGGTACATTGCCCAAACAGGTAGAACTGGTTACTGCCAATAATGCGAACTAG
- a CDS encoding spore coat protein U domain-containing protein: MKYASGSALVAIVTIAALQANAKISLEDTAQTSFDIGGEIAAECKVSNATSDNATSLDLSNASAQTAGTLSVWCNTGQNVADTTYSSANNGFLIDESGNQIAYNINVGDQANSLSLSSPQTVQQANGTGTGGDSEATDVAIIPQVNGFESSGSYSDTISVTVTYN; encoded by the coding sequence ATGAAATATGCAAGTGGAAGCGCATTAGTTGCCATTGTTACCATTGCCGCCCTGCAAGCGAACGCCAAAATATCACTAGAAGACACAGCTCAAACGTCTTTTGATATTGGCGGAGAAATCGCTGCGGAGTGCAAGGTATCCAATGCAACATCTGATAATGCAACCTCACTTGATCTGAGCAACGCCTCGGCGCAAACTGCCGGAACATTGTCAGTATGGTGCAATACCGGACAAAACGTTGCCGACACCACCTACTCATCAGCAAATAACGGTTTTTTAATCGACGAGTCAGGCAACCAGATAGCGTACAACATTAATGTTGGCGATCAGGCAAACAGTTTGTCTCTCAGCTCACCGCAAACAGTACAGCAAGCTAATGGCACTGGTACTGGCGGAGACAGCGAAGCTACCGATGTCGCAATTATTCCACAGGTGAACGGCTTTGAAAGCAGTGGCTCATACAGCGACACTATTTCGGTAACCGTTACCTACAATTAG
- a CDS encoding D-hexose-6-phosphate mutarotase, with protein sequence MQNTSKHCQITNQSNNVIVSIDNPWATASISLFGAHVYSFIPKQDARERLWMSPMASLEGDTAIRGGTPICWPWFSNQFPEGQTGLPAHGYARSSLWSLDQISDNQNNETELLFKLESNGLPGFPYKAKLSFKVIIGQHLTMSLTTSNIDNKSFKITAALHTYFKIENLDNTQLTGISGTYRDKTRNFDNFEAPAVYVFEGETDRIHETRASDVTIVEPDAETFIKTDGHDSLVVWNPGAKLVTSIANIPNAEFKQFVCVEAAITTPLTIAPGNSHTLTQLVF encoded by the coding sequence ATGCAAAACACATCCAAACACTGTCAAATCACTAATCAGTCAAACAATGTTATTGTAAGTATTGATAATCCATGGGCCACTGCGTCCATATCGCTATTTGGCGCCCATGTATATTCATTTATTCCTAAACAGGATGCACGTGAGCGCCTCTGGATGAGCCCCATGGCAAGCCTCGAAGGCGACACTGCAATTCGTGGGGGCACTCCCATATGTTGGCCGTGGTTTTCCAACCAGTTTCCAGAAGGCCAAACAGGTTTACCGGCGCATGGTTATGCCAGAAGTTCGCTGTGGAGCCTGGACCAGATTTCAGATAACCAAAATAATGAAACTGAACTGCTGTTTAAATTGGAGAGCAATGGCTTGCCGGGGTTTCCTTACAAGGCGAAACTGTCATTTAAGGTGATCATTGGACAACACCTGACTATGTCACTGACAACCAGCAATATTGATAACAAATCCTTCAAGATTACCGCAGCGTTGCACACCTATTTTAAAATCGAGAATCTGGATAACACCCAATTAACCGGTATTTCCGGTACATACCGAGATAAGACACGCAATTTTGATAACTTTGAAGCGCCGGCTGTTTATGTGTTTGAGGGGGAAACCGATAGGATCCATGAAACCCGGGCTAGTGATGTGACGATTGTAGAACCCGACGCTGAGACCTTTATTAAAACTGACGGTCACGACAGTTTGGTAGTGTGGAATCCCGGTGCGAAGCTCGTTACCTCGATAGCAAACATTCCAAATGCCGAGTTCAAACAATTTGTTTGCGTAGAAGCGGCAATCACTACCCCTTTGACCATTGCCCCCGGCAACAGCCACACCCTTACTCAGTTGGTTTTTTGA
- the gap gene encoding type I glyceraldehyde-3-phosphate dehydrogenase: MAINIGINGFGRIGRFVFRAACERDDIEVVGINDLLDAEYMAYMLKYDSTHGRFKGSVEVVEGNLVVNGKTVRVTAERDPANLAWGDVAADVVVESTGLFLTDETARAHIKAGAKKVVLSAPSKDATPMFVMGVNHNEYAGQDIVSNASCTTNCLAPLAKVINDKFGIVDGLMTTVHAATATQKTVDGPSMKDWRGGRGAYQNIIPSSTGAAKAVGKVIPALNGKLTGMAFRVPTADVSVVDLTVNLAKAASYDEICAAVKEASEGELAGILGYTEDAVVSQDFVGDVRTSIFDAKAGIALTDTFVKLVSWYDNEIGYSNKVLDLAAHIAK, from the coding sequence ATGGCAATTAACATAGGTATTAATGGTTTTGGCCGAATCGGACGATTTGTATTCAGAGCGGCATGTGAAAGAGACGATATCGAAGTAGTGGGTATCAACGACCTGCTAGACGCCGAGTATATGGCATATATGTTGAAATATGATTCAACACATGGCCGCTTTAAAGGTTCAGTTGAAGTAGTAGAAGGCAACCTTGTTGTCAATGGCAAAACTGTCAGGGTGACAGCAGAGCGCGATCCGGCCAACCTTGCTTGGGGTGATGTCGCTGCCGATGTCGTGGTTGAGTCTACAGGCTTGTTCTTAACAGATGAAACAGCACGTGCACACATCAAAGCAGGTGCTAAAAAAGTGGTTCTGTCAGCCCCTTCTAAAGATGCCACCCCCATGTTCGTTATGGGCGTTAACCACAACGAGTACGCCGGTCAAGATATTGTATCCAATGCTTCATGCACAACTAACTGTTTGGCACCTCTTGCAAAAGTTATCAATGACAAATTCGGTATTGTTGATGGCCTGATGACTACAGTTCACGCTGCAACTGCAACGCAAAAAACCGTTGACGGCCCTTCCATGAAAGACTGGCGCGGTGGTCGTGGTGCTTATCAAAATATCATTCCTTCATCAACGGGTGCCGCTAAAGCGGTTGGCAAAGTTATTCCGGCGCTTAATGGTAAGCTGACAGGTATGGCATTCCGCGTGCCAACTGCCGATGTTTCTGTGGTTGATTTAACGGTTAACCTGGCAAAAGCCGCCAGCTACGATGAAATTTGTGCTGCCGTAAAAGAAGCTTCTGAAGGTGAGCTGGCTGGTATCTTGGGTTACACTGAAGATGCCGTCGTTTCTCAAGACTTCGTTGGTGATGTTCGTACATCAATTTTTGATGCCAAAGCCGGCATTGCACTAACAGATACCTTTGTTAAGTTAGTTTCCTGGTACGATAATGAAATCGGCTATTCTAACAAGGTGTTAGACTTGGCAGCTCATATCGCGAAATAA